One genomic window of Arachis stenosperma cultivar V10309 chromosome 10, arast.V10309.gnm1.PFL2, whole genome shotgun sequence includes the following:
- the LOC130957147 gene encoding uncharacterized protein LOC130957147, with translation MPAFIKYMKELLPRKSSLKGGQTIVLNKECSALIQPELPAKRRDPGSFHIPCAIGETMFDRALCDLGASINLLPLSLAKRLHINEIMPTDVVIRLADKTQKQAIGVVENVLLKVGKYFLPTDFVILDMEESHTHPIILGRPFLATARALIDVEKGELILRIHDERLSFNVFKLSQEVDQEYKELRKDHDEMLKEEASTEAHPTYLETPLVDKQGKQQLPLLKEKLEEPKPLEACEDNITNPLEKEVIKSKAISKDTRKKVPRKWRNKKIPTEDFSPGDRVISAYFPNIPPNLPTVPSQLPKVFTINRILSLEHVEIIDTTNGYKSTARGEDFKHYQPP, from the coding sequence ATGCCTGCATTCATCAAGTACATGAAGGAACTTCTTCCCAGGAAAAGCTCACTCAAAGGAGGCCAAACTATAGTGTTAaacaaggaatgtagtgccCTTATTCAACCTGAATTGCCTGCAAAAAGAAgagacccagggagttttcacatCCCCTGTGCCATAGGGGAAACAATGTTCGATAGAGCACTCTGTGATTTAggggcaagcatcaacttacTGCCCCTATCCCTGGCAAAAAGGCTGCATATCAATGAGATAATGCCCACAGATGTGGTCATCAGACTGGCTGATAAGACTCAAAAgcaagcaataggagtggtGGAAAATGTGTTACTAAAGGTTGGGAAATACTTTCTCCCAACAGACTTTGTCATCTTGGACATGGAAGAAAGTCACACTCACCCAATCATAttgggaagacccttcctagctacggccagagcactcatagatgtggaGAAAGGGGAGCTAATATTGAGGATCCATGATGAACGGCTCAGCTTTAATGTCTTCAAACTCTCACAAGAAGTAGACCAAGAGTACAAAGAACTAAGGAAAGACCATGATGAGATGCtaaaggaggaagcaagcacAGAAGCACACCCAACCTATCTGGAGACTCCTTTGGTTGATAAACAAGGGAAACAGCAACTACCACTGCTCAAGGAAAAGTTAGAAGAGCCTAAACCTCTAGAGGCATGTGAAGACAACATCACAAATCCCTTAGAAAAAGAAGTCATCAAGAGCAAGGCAATATCAAAGGACACAAGGAAGAAGGTACCAAGGAAGTGGAGGAACAAAAAGATCCCTACGGAAGACTTCTCTCCAGGAGATAGAGTGATCTCAGCTTACTTTCCAAACATCCCCCCTAATCTCCCTACTGTACCATCTCAGTTACCTAAAGTCTTCACAATCAACAGAATTCTCTCCCTAGAACATGTAGAGATCATTGATACAACCAATGGATACAAGTCCACAGCGAGAGGGGAGGACTTCAAGCACTACCAACCACCCTGA